A window of Amycolatopsis australiensis contains these coding sequences:
- a CDS encoding MBL fold metallo-hydrolase translates to MTFEIHRLNFGSVFIDESMRLRGIPPGHRIAVPAQGFLLFGAGGPVLVDAGYRDPSVLGAGGEIGRGQGFEEQLAAHGLEPGDLTCVIMTHLHRDHAGHLHRVPMSVPVVVNRSELGGACTGIQGRAYAKDDLLHLIERLYTPGALRFLDLEPGGPGETLFPGITCRLSGGHTPGSIGIVVDTAEGEAYLCGDLFYDVEGALRNQPRDGFVAGVQPTFLVPDDPALSNNFTTSVVQEMRAAKAARRYRFILAAHDDPGVLEGGRYVGRILGDVVPGPVTPAGPDPRGSER, encoded by the coding sequence ATGACCTTCGAGATCCACCGGCTGAACTTCGGTTCGGTGTTCATCGACGAGTCGATGCGGCTGCGCGGCATCCCGCCCGGGCACCGGATCGCCGTGCCGGCACAGGGTTTCCTGCTGTTCGGCGCCGGCGGGCCGGTGCTCGTCGACGCCGGCTACCGCGATCCGTCCGTCCTGGGCGCGGGCGGCGAGATCGGTCGCGGGCAAGGGTTCGAGGAGCAGCTGGCCGCCCACGGGCTCGAACCCGGCGACCTGACCTGCGTGATCATGACCCACCTGCACCGCGACCACGCCGGGCACCTGCACCGCGTGCCGATGTCCGTGCCGGTCGTGGTGAACCGGAGCGAGCTCGGCGGTGCCTGCACGGGAATCCAGGGCCGGGCCTACGCCAAGGACGACCTGCTGCACCTGATCGAGCGGCTCTACACGCCGGGGGCGCTGCGGTTCCTCGACCTGGAGCCGGGCGGGCCGGGCGAGACGCTGTTCCCCGGGATCACGTGCCGCCTTTCGGGCGGGCACACGCCGGGCTCGATCGGCATCGTCGTCGACACCGCGGAGGGCGAGGCCTATCTGTGCGGTGATCTCTTCTACGACGTCGAAGGCGCGTTGCGGAACCAGCCGCGGGACGGCTTCGTGGCCGGTGTGCAGCCGACGTTCCTCGTGCCCGACGATCCGGCGCTGAGCAACAACTTCACTACGTCGGTGGTGCAGGAGATGCGCGCGGCGAAGGCGGCTCGCCGCTACCGCTTCATCCTGGCCGCGCACGACGATCCCGGTGTCCTCGAAGGCGGCCGGTACGTCGGGCGGATTCTCGGTGACGTCGTCCCGGGCCCGGTGACTCCGGCGGGCCCGGACCCACGTGGTTCGGAAAGGTGA
- a CDS encoding MFS transporter, protein MKTALTGRYRWVVLGVLWLTLLVSYFDRVALGSALPFLSKEIGLSPAVAGVVSGALFLSYTIVQVPAGAWTDRFGQRRVIAAAIAWWTVFSVLTGVVAGSLAALLVVRLLMGAGEGFHAPPLWRALSNWFEPGRRSLPLALMLTALTLGPALAPSIAFPLIATWGWRSVFYATLVPGVLCVVLVLAVMRDAPGRRNLVTRPAPEAARRPRRWWVPHIWLTFGAFFCFGFVLYGLMNWLPTYLLTYRGLTLLRAGVFSTVPFLAGTVGMLLGAYVCQRWFNRSRRGFVAVTYLLTAVTVAATAAAPDATTSAVFLTASGFFLYAGLGPFWSVPMDVVRPGEVGTWLGFINMGTQLAGLLGPVAIGWIIQAGGSFTLVFAVMVAAMVVGAACLALARPKRVAEDSPAELARTRS, encoded by the coding sequence ATGAAAACCGCGTTGACCGGACGGTACCGGTGGGTCGTGCTCGGCGTCCTCTGGCTCACCCTCCTCGTGTCCTACTTCGACCGCGTCGCCCTCGGTTCGGCGCTTCCGTTCCTCAGCAAGGAAATCGGGCTGTCGCCCGCGGTCGCCGGCGTGGTTTCCGGCGCGCTGTTCCTCAGCTACACGATCGTGCAGGTGCCGGCGGGCGCGTGGACGGACCGGTTCGGGCAGCGGCGGGTCATCGCCGCGGCGATCGCGTGGTGGACCGTCTTCAGCGTGCTGACCGGCGTCGTCGCCGGCAGCCTCGCCGCGCTGCTGGTCGTCCGCCTGCTGATGGGCGCGGGGGAAGGGTTCCACGCGCCGCCGCTGTGGCGGGCGCTGTCGAACTGGTTCGAGCCGGGACGGCGTTCCCTGCCGCTGGCCCTGATGCTCACCGCGCTCACCCTGGGACCCGCGCTGGCGCCGTCGATCGCGTTCCCCCTGATCGCGACGTGGGGCTGGCGGTCGGTCTTCTACGCGACACTCGTCCCGGGCGTGCTGTGCGTCGTGCTGGTCCTCGCCGTGATGCGGGACGCGCCCGGGCGGCGGAACCTGGTGACGCGACCGGCGCCGGAAGCCGCGCGACGGCCACGGCGGTGGTGGGTTCCGCACATCTGGCTCACCTTCGGCGCGTTCTTCTGCTTCGGTTTCGTCCTGTACGGCCTGATGAACTGGCTGCCGACCTACCTGCTCACCTACCGCGGGCTGACCCTGCTGCGCGCCGGGGTCTTCTCGACGGTGCCGTTCCTCGCCGGGACGGTGGGCATGCTGCTGGGCGCGTACGTCTGCCAGCGGTGGTTCAACCGGTCGCGACGCGGGTTCGTCGCGGTCACCTACCTGCTCACCGCGGTCACCGTCGCGGCGACCGCGGCCGCGCCGGACGCGACCACGTCCGCGGTGTTCCTGACCGCGTCGGGTTTCTTCCTCTACGCGGGGCTGGGGCCGTTCTGGTCGGTGCCGATGGACGTGGTGCGCCCGGGCGAAGTGGGGACGTGGCTGGGGTTCATCAACATGGGCACCCAGCTCGCCGGCCTGCTGGGGCCGGTGGCGATCGGCTGGATCATCCAGGCCGGCGGCTCGTTCACGCTCGTGTTCGCCGTGATGGTGGCGGCCATGGTCGTGGGAGCGGCGTGTCTCGCGCTCGCCCGCCCGAAGCGCGTGGCGGAGGACAGCCCGGCCGAGCTCGCGCGGACACGGTCATGA
- a CDS encoding NmrA/HSCARG family protein, producing the protein MEHIGNKVILVTGATGRQGGAVAARLLVDGWRVRALTRSPDSPRARELAAEGARLVPDRPGDRAALETAMAGVHGVFSVQAGILGAEPVPYDAEIARGRLIADVALSAGVAHLVFSSVAGAPRSAGVRAFEPKLRIEEHLRRIGAPATILRPVSFMENYADPAFGLGTGALATPLAAGVPEQLIALADIGAFAALAFGDPERHLGQAVDIAGDEAAPPEIARALSDALGRDVPYVPIPVEAVRAQNPAFAEAVEFLNRSGGYGADVARTRELHPDVSTFERWLATGGAARIAALPGARSAG; encoded by the coding sequence ATGGAGCACATCGGCAACAAGGTCATCCTGGTCACCGGGGCCACGGGACGGCAGGGCGGCGCGGTCGCGGCGCGCCTGCTCGTCGACGGGTGGCGGGTGCGCGCCCTCACCCGGTCCCCGGACTCGCCGCGCGCCCGGGAACTCGCCGCGGAGGGCGCGCGGCTCGTGCCGGACCGCCCCGGCGACCGCGCGGCGCTGGAGACGGCGATGGCCGGCGTCCACGGCGTGTTCAGCGTCCAGGCGGGCATCCTGGGCGCCGAGCCGGTGCCGTACGACGCCGAGATCGCGCGGGGACGTCTCATCGCCGACGTCGCCCTGAGCGCGGGCGTGGCCCACCTGGTGTTCTCGTCGGTGGCGGGCGCGCCGCGGAGCGCGGGGGTGCGCGCGTTCGAGCCGAAGCTGCGGATCGAAGAGCACCTCCGCCGCATCGGCGCGCCGGCGACGATCCTGCGGCCGGTGTCGTTCATGGAGAACTACGCCGATCCCGCGTTCGGGCTCGGCACCGGCGCACTGGCGACGCCGCTGGCCGCCGGCGTTCCGGAACAGCTCATCGCGCTGGCCGACATCGGCGCGTTCGCCGCGCTGGCGTTCGGCGATCCGGAACGTCACCTCGGCCAGGCCGTCGACATCGCCGGCGACGAGGCCGCCCCGCCGGAGATCGCGCGGGCGCTGAGCGACGCGCTCGGCCGCGACGTTCCGTATGTGCCGATCCCGGTGGAAGCCGTCCGGGCGCAGAACCCGGCGTTCGCCGAGGCGGTGGAGTTCCTCAACCGCAGCGGCGGCTACGGCGCGGACGTCGCCCGCACGCGGGAACTTCACCCGGACGTGTCGACCTTCGAGCGCTGGCTGGCCACCGGCGGCGCCGCGCGGATCGCGGCCCTGCCGGGCGCGCGTTCCGCCGGTTAG
- a CDS encoding BTAD domain-containing putative transcriptional regulator, with protein MSSVDDPGLLRTVSGGYVLAVPEEQHDLVVFRGLVKQARRARDDGQAEAARALFAQAVALWRGAVVEGSGRCSRTRPSSPWRWNTPRPSWSTRSPRKPAERARWCRCCGGSRRPTRSTRSSTPG; from the coding sequence ATGTCCTCAGTGGACGATCCGGGTCTGCTGAGGACGGTGTCCGGCGGTTACGTTCTCGCCGTGCCCGAAGAGCAGCACGACCTCGTGGTGTTCCGCGGACTCGTGAAACAGGCGCGCCGAGCGCGGGACGACGGCCAGGCGGAAGCGGCTCGCGCGCTGTTCGCCCAGGCGGTGGCGCTCTGGCGCGGCGCGGTCGTGGAGGGCTCGGGACGCTGCAGTCGCACCCGTCCGTCGTCGCCGTGGCGATGGAACACACCGCGGCCGTCGTGGAGTACGCGCTCGCCGCGGAAACCGGCCGAGCGGGCGAGGTGGTGCCGGTGTTGCGGCGGCTCGCGGAGGCCGACCCGCTCGACGAGGTCGTCAACGCCCGGCTGA
- a CDS encoding helix-turn-helix domain-containing protein, which translates to MAPSRAGRLLKAYRQRSGLSQREAADAAGISLGGLRDIERARSSAQCPQWTIRVC; encoded by the coding sequence GTGGCACCCAGCCGGGCGGGCAGGCTGCTCAAGGCCTACCGGCAGCGGAGCGGCCTCTCCCAGCGGGAGGCCGCCGACGCGGCGGGAATCAGCCTCGGCGGCCTGCGCGACATCGAGCGCGCGCGCAGCTCCGCGCAATGTCCTCAGTGGACGATCCGGGTCTGCTGA
- a CDS encoding cupin domain-containing protein — MSIHVPGDRVPAETADMGDTSFTTQAVFGNSSSLMLATRPAGYHSRPHTHDCEQLNWLRDGELWVFVEDRAFHLRAGDFLRVPAGRIHWSWNRTGQPCTLLEVHTPGLQHDPLIKSFAVGLHDPGEVPEFLGSPVNEFLPADSGFDTAPAEAQAS; from the coding sequence ATGTCGATTCACGTGCCCGGCGACCGGGTCCCGGCCGAGACCGCGGACATGGGCGACACGTCGTTCACGACCCAAGCCGTCTTCGGGAACTCCTCCTCGCTGATGCTCGCGACCCGGCCCGCGGGCTACCACTCCCGGCCGCACACGCACGACTGCGAACAGCTCAACTGGCTGCGCGACGGCGAACTGTGGGTCTTCGTCGAGGACCGCGCGTTCCACCTGCGGGCCGGCGACTTCCTCCGCGTCCCGGCCGGCCGGATCCACTGGTCGTGGAACCGCACCGGGCAGCCGTGCACGCTGCTGGAGGTGCACACGCCGGGACTGCAGCACGATCCGCTGATCAAGAGCTTCGCGGTCGGGCTGCACGATCCGGGCGAGGTCCCGGAATTCCTCGGCTCTCCGGTCAACGAGTTCCTCCCGGCGGACTCGGGGTTCGACACCGCGCCGGCCGAAGCGCAGGCGAGCTGA
- a CDS encoding FAD-dependent monooxygenase, producing the protein MTDRTVLVSGAGIAGPAAAWWLHRHGYRVTVVETAPALRPGGQAVDFRGEQVKLLRAMGLLDDVRRHETAMGDQTLLGPGARPLLTVPGAAWSGEVEILRGDLARILYDHTKDHTEYVFGDRVTSLTETGDGVEVTFRHGAPRTFGLVVGADGVHSGVRAAAFGPEERFRRDLGFGIAGFTAPNHLGLDHTSVMYNEPGRGVTVGSHRLPDRLHVSLVFAADGADLNRSTPDEQRALLARLFANTGWEVPQLLEALPAASDLYVDSISQIHLGRWSAGRVVLLGDAAWCAGPGGSGTGLAMMGAQVLAGELAAAGGDHVTAFAKYEQRLRKPATVGQKNGKGSGNFLAPPTAAKLRSRNRAYRMLSKPLFGKVFTWMTDRAANALEYREYPTPTPA; encoded by the coding sequence ATGACCGACAGGACCGTGCTCGTCTCCGGGGCCGGCATCGCCGGCCCGGCCGCCGCCTGGTGGCTGCACCGCCACGGCTACCGCGTGACCGTCGTCGAAACCGCGCCCGCGCTGCGGCCCGGCGGCCAGGCGGTCGACTTCCGCGGCGAGCAGGTGAAGCTGCTGCGGGCGATGGGCCTGCTCGACGACGTCCGCCGCCACGAGACGGCGATGGGCGACCAGACTCTGCTCGGCCCCGGCGCGCGGCCGCTGCTGACCGTGCCCGGCGCCGCCTGGAGCGGGGAGGTCGAGATCCTCCGCGGCGACCTCGCCCGGATCCTCTACGACCACACCAAGGACCACACCGAGTACGTCTTCGGCGACCGCGTCACGAGCCTCACCGAGACCGGCGACGGCGTCGAAGTCACCTTCCGCCACGGCGCGCCCCGCACGTTCGGCCTGGTGGTGGGCGCGGACGGCGTGCACTCCGGGGTGCGGGCGGCCGCGTTCGGCCCCGAGGAGCGGTTCCGGCGGGATCTCGGCTTCGGCATCGCGGGCTTCACCGCGCCCAACCACCTCGGCCTCGACCACACCAGCGTGATGTACAACGAGCCGGGCCGCGGCGTGACCGTGGGCAGCCACCGGCTGCCGGACCGGCTGCACGTGAGCCTGGTCTTCGCCGCCGACGGCGCCGACCTGAACCGCAGCACTCCCGACGAGCAGCGCGCGTTGCTCGCGCGGCTCTTCGCGAACACCGGCTGGGAGGTGCCGCAGCTGCTCGAGGCCCTGCCGGCGGCGAGCGACCTGTACGTCGATTCGATCAGCCAGATCCACCTCGGCCGCTGGTCGGCGGGCCGGGTGGTGCTGCTCGGCGACGCCGCCTGGTGCGCCGGGCCCGGCGGCTCCGGCACGGGGCTGGCGATGATGGGCGCCCAGGTGCTGGCCGGTGAGCTGGCGGCCGCGGGCGGCGACCACGTGACGGCGTTCGCGAAGTACGAGCAGCGGCTGCGCAAGCCGGCCACGGTCGGGCAGAAGAACGGCAAGGGCTCCGGCAACTTCCTCGCCCCGCCCACCGCCGCGAAGCTCCGCAGCCGCAACCGCGCCTACCGGATGCTGAGCAAGCCGTTGTTCGGCAAGGTGTTCACCTGGATGACCGACCGGGCGGCGAACGCGCTGGAATATCGTGAGTACCCGACGCCGACTCCGGCGTGA
- a CDS encoding YggT family protein, giving the protein MGALGTLLGFALSLYLLVLIARMVLDWVGMVAATPPWARRARSLAHAATEPVIGPVRRVVRPVRLGGISLDLAFTLVFVGVVVLRGIAFAL; this is encoded by the coding sequence ATGGGTGCCTTGGGGACGTTGCTCGGCTTCGCGCTGAGCCTGTACCTGCTGGTGCTGATCGCGCGGATGGTGCTGGACTGGGTCGGGATGGTGGCCGCCACCCCGCCGTGGGCGCGGCGCGCCCGCAGCCTCGCCCACGCGGCCACCGAACCGGTCATCGGCCCGGTGCGGCGCGTCGTGCGGCCGGTCCGGCTCGGCGGGATCTCACTCGACCTCGCCTTCACGCTCGTCTTCGTCGGCGTGGTCGTGCTGCGGGGAATCGCCTTCGCGCTCTAA
- a CDS encoding NAD-dependent epimerase/dehydratase family protein, with protein MSVAVVVGAGGTGVTTASLLAEAGHDVRLITRRGSGPRHPRIERIAADASDAGRLSELSAGARTIVNCAAPPYHRWAAEFPPLAAAVLKAAETSGADYVLLDNLYAYGPVDRPMTEATPLAPTSAKGAIRARLWNDALAAHRAGRVRVTTVRASDFIGSGAVSVFTLTVVPKVLAGKPAMVPAALDLPHSWTGTRDAARALVAVSRDDRAWGRVWHAPTNRAVSVRELANRLAAVAGAWEPKLRSMPMWLLKAAGLTSPMIRELPEMQYQFRRPFLMDSSATEQTFDLKPTLLDDLLRENVTG; from the coding sequence ATGTCGGTCGCAGTCGTGGTCGGCGCCGGAGGCACCGGCGTCACCACCGCATCGCTCCTCGCCGAGGCGGGGCACGACGTCCGCCTGATCACCCGCCGGGGCAGCGGACCCCGGCACCCCCGGATCGAGCGGATCGCCGCCGACGCGTCCGACGCCGGGCGGCTGAGCGAGCTCAGCGCCGGCGCGCGGACGATCGTCAACTGCGCGGCGCCGCCGTACCACCGCTGGGCCGCGGAATTCCCGCCACTGGCCGCGGCCGTGCTGAAGGCCGCCGAGACGTCCGGCGCGGACTACGTGCTGCTCGACAACCTGTACGCCTACGGGCCGGTCGACCGGCCCATGACCGAAGCCACGCCGTTGGCGCCCACCAGCGCGAAAGGCGCGATCCGGGCGCGGTTGTGGAACGACGCCCTCGCCGCGCACCGTGCGGGCCGCGTCCGCGTCACGACCGTCCGGGCCAGCGACTTCATCGGCAGCGGCGCGGTCTCGGTGTTCACGCTGACGGTCGTGCCGAAGGTGCTCGCCGGGAAGCCTGCCATGGTGCCCGCCGCGCTGGACCTGCCGCACAGCTGGACCGGCACCCGGGACGCCGCCCGTGCGCTGGTCGCCGTCAGCCGGGACGACCGCGCGTGGGGCCGCGTCTGGCACGCGCCGACGAACCGGGCCGTGTCGGTGCGGGAACTGGCGAACCGGCTCGCCGCCGTGGCCGGAGCATGGGAGCCGAAGCTGCGCTCGATGCCGATGTGGCTGCTCAAGGCGGCCGGCCTCACCTCGCCGATGATCCGGGAGCTGCCCGAGATGCAGTACCAGTTCCGGCGGCCGTTCCTGATGGACTCCTCGGCCACCGAGCAGACCTTCGACCTCAAGCCCACCCTGCTCGACGACCTCCTGCGGGAGAACGTCACCGGCTGA
- a CDS encoding quinone oxidoreductase family protein produces MRALCIAEPSADAATTSVAEVERPRPGPGQVTIAVGHAGINFIDVMARRGDPGYASAWPYVPGLEVAGTVEETGSGVDHVRPGQRVAAFTPGGGLAEVAVADAGVTVAVPDGVSFAQAAAAPLVVATAVLLLTDRARLRPGESVLLHSASGGIGSVLSQVAAALGSGTRVGTVGRPDKIAAGRAAGWDEVFARDDDLVAAIRGVAPDGVDVILDPTGTGLLEVDLDVAAPGARIVLFGNAAGGVPAPLPPAGRLIGGNVGVIGFSMSRLTATAPGVAASALEHGLDMIAAGEIRPPITVVESLAAVGEVHDLLAQGRGSGKYVVRVAG; encoded by the coding sequence GTGAGAGCGTTGTGCATCGCGGAGCCGTCGGCCGACGCGGCGACCACGTCGGTCGCCGAGGTGGAGCGGCCGCGGCCCGGGCCCGGGCAGGTGACGATCGCGGTCGGCCACGCCGGGATCAACTTCATCGACGTCATGGCCCGCCGCGGCGACCCGGGGTACGCGTCCGCGTGGCCGTACGTGCCGGGGCTCGAGGTGGCGGGAACCGTCGAAGAGACCGGCAGCGGCGTGGACCACGTCCGGCCGGGGCAGCGGGTCGCCGCGTTCACGCCGGGTGGCGGGCTGGCGGAGGTGGCGGTCGCGGACGCCGGCGTCACGGTGGCGGTGCCCGACGGCGTGTCGTTCGCGCAGGCCGCGGCGGCCCCGCTGGTCGTGGCCACGGCGGTGCTGCTGCTGACCGACCGGGCGAGGCTGCGTCCCGGCGAGTCGGTGCTGCTGCACTCGGCCAGCGGCGGCATCGGATCGGTGCTCAGCCAGGTGGCGGCGGCGCTGGGCAGCGGAACCCGCGTGGGCACGGTCGGCAGGCCGGACAAGATCGCAGCCGGCCGGGCGGCGGGCTGGGACGAGGTGTTCGCCCGCGACGACGACCTCGTGGCGGCGATCCGCGGGGTAGCGCCGGACGGAGTGGACGTCATCCTCGACCCGACGGGAACCGGGCTGCTGGAGGTGGATCTGGACGTCGCCGCCCCGGGGGCGAGGATCGTGCTGTTCGGCAACGCGGCGGGCGGGGTGCCCGCACCGTTGCCCCCGGCGGGACGGCTCATCGGCGGCAACGTGGGCGTGATCGGCTTCAGCATGAGCAGGCTGACGGCGACCGCGCCGGGAGTGGCGGCCTCGGCGCTGGAGCACGGGCTGGACATGATCGCCGCGGGCGAGATCCGGCCACCGATCACGGTGGTGGAGTCCCTGGCGGCGGTCGGGGAAGTGCATGACTTGCTGGCTCAGGGCCGCGGGAGCGGCAAGTACGTGGTGCGGGTGGCCGGATGA
- a CDS encoding NAD(P)-dependent oxidoreductase gives MRVAVFGANGPTGRLLTSQAVEAGHPVTAVTRRPRDFPLRHDRLTVAEADVHDAGAVDQAMTRRGVRRLAVVTSSAVEPVAYPGAGVLFNRVLQPFVTRVLGKTVYDDMRRMEALVRESDVDWTIVRPSGLFDLPGVTDYELVEGHSDHRFTARADLAASLLRIAGDPTLAGKVVSVTTTQDTPSMLRLIRQEAFGKD, from the coding sequence ATGCGCGTAGCCGTCTTCGGAGCGAACGGCCCCACCGGGCGTCTGCTCACCAGCCAGGCCGTCGAAGCGGGCCACCCGGTCACCGCGGTCACCCGTCGTCCCCGTGACTTCCCCCTGCGGCACGACCGCCTGACGGTGGCCGAAGCCGACGTCCACGACGCCGGCGCGGTCGACCAGGCCATGACCCGCCGCGGCGTGCGCCGGCTGGCCGTGGTCACCTCGAGCGCGGTCGAGCCGGTCGCCTACCCCGGCGCCGGCGTGCTGTTCAACCGCGTGCTGCAGCCGTTCGTCACCCGGGTGCTCGGCAAGACGGTGTACGACGACATGCGCCGGATGGAAGCGCTGGTCCGGGAGTCCGATGTGGACTGGACGATCGTGCGGCCGTCCGGGCTGTTCGACCTGCCCGGCGTCACCGATTACGAGCTCGTCGAAGGCCACTCGGACCACCGGTTCACCGCGCGGGCCGACCTCGCCGCGAGCCTCCTGCGGATCGCCGGTGATCCCACGCTCGCCGGGAAGGTCGTCAGCGTGACGACCACCCAGGACACCCCGAGCATGCTCCGGCTGATCCGGCAGGAGGCCTTCGGCAAGGACTGA
- a CDS encoding DUF3870 domain-containing protein, with protein sequence MTVHIEHPGPVGWDNPAMTAAGSLIVVGYAKVAAASAAHSAHELFSVCLRVDRRTHTVLEAEATAATAVVRQWVAELLLGADLSADPAPILAVVEQNYLGTGAGAIRQAISDAWRRYARHREGR encoded by the coding sequence ATGACCGTCCACATCGAGCACCCGGGGCCCGTCGGGTGGGACAATCCCGCGATGACAGCGGCAGGCAGTCTCATCGTCGTCGGGTACGCGAAGGTGGCCGCGGCTTCGGCCGCGCACAGCGCGCACGAGCTGTTTTCCGTGTGCCTGCGCGTGGACCGGCGGACGCACACCGTGCTCGAGGCGGAGGCGACCGCGGCGACGGCCGTGGTCCGGCAGTGGGTGGCCGAGCTGCTGCTCGGCGCCGACCTCTCCGCCGATCCGGCGCCGATCCTGGCGGTCGTCGAGCAGAACTACCTCGGCACCGGCGCCGGTGCCATCCGCCAGGCGATCTCCGACGCCTGGCGGCGCTACGCGCGGCACCGGGAGGGGCGATGA
- a CDS encoding GlxA family transcriptional regulator, whose translation MGFQRIAAYAPDGVTALALGIVSGVFRDEPFETVICAERPGELRTELGLPLRVGHGADALAGADLVLVLPGDGFRAEPSAVVLDALRAAHAAGAVVAAHCTGVFLLAATGVLDGLEATTHWQFADELAARYPAVRVRPDALYVDHGSVATGAGAAAGFDLCLHLLRREHGAALANRVARGLVTPPHRDGGQTQYISAPVPGDGDDRRLADVIAWARDNLHHRVPVADLAARALMSRRTFARAFKAATGASPHAWLLTQRLDRAEQLLETTGLPIEEVARRVGYTSATVFREQFAARRGVAPRDYRRAFRQYPHRAEPVETL comes from the coding sequence GTGGGCTTCCAGCGGATCGCCGCGTACGCGCCGGACGGCGTGACCGCCCTGGCGCTGGGCATCGTGAGCGGGGTGTTCCGCGACGAGCCGTTCGAGACGGTGATCTGCGCCGAACGGCCGGGCGAGCTGCGCACCGAGCTCGGCCTGCCCCTGCGGGTCGGGCACGGTGCCGACGCGCTCGCCGGCGCGGACCTGGTGCTGGTCCTGCCCGGTGACGGCTTCCGCGCCGAGCCGTCCGCCGTGGTCCTGGACGCGCTGCGGGCCGCCCACGCGGCGGGGGCCGTCGTGGCCGCGCACTGCACCGGGGTGTTCCTGCTCGCCGCCACCGGCGTGCTGGACGGCCTCGAGGCGACGACGCACTGGCAGTTCGCCGACGAGCTGGCGGCCCGGTACCCGGCGGTGCGGGTGCGGCCGGACGCGCTGTACGTCGACCACGGGAGCGTGGCCACCGGCGCGGGCGCGGCCGCCGGGTTCGACCTGTGCCTGCACCTGCTGCGGCGCGAGCACGGCGCCGCGCTCGCCAACCGCGTCGCGCGCGGCCTCGTGACGCCGCCGCACCGGGACGGCGGCCAGACGCAGTACATCAGCGCGCCGGTGCCCGGCGACGGCGACGACCGGCGGCTCGCCGACGTCATCGCCTGGGCCCGCGACAACCTGCACCACCGCGTGCCCGTGGCCGACCTGGCGGCACGGGCCCTGATGAGCCGCCGCACGTTCGCCCGCGCGTTCAAGGCCGCCACCGGCGCCAGCCCGCACGCGTGGCTGCTGACCCAGCGGCTGGACCGCGCCGAGCAGCTGCTGGAGACGACGGGCCTGCCGATCGAGGAGGTCGCGCGCCGCGTCGGCTACACCAGCGCGACGGTGTTCCGCGAGCAGTTCGCCGCCCGCCGCGGCGTCGCCCCGCGTGACTACCGGCGGGCCTTCCGGCAGTACCCGCACCGCGCCGAACCTGTTGAAACCCTGTGA
- a CDS encoding TetR/AcrR family transcriptional regulator codes for MDRSAAGRIPRDGEEAVVETRILNAAAHLIAEEGFGRLKLGAVCARSGYARSVVYQHFGDKDGLGQRLVEHAVAEFTDAYSEAVAARTGAATATPMDMLRALLDIIFELIRTMPTLNQAFLALWGDGAAEYSALRGALTEADRRFRFAIAQTVASGVADGSITGVRDADSYASALLAQLRGISMQALIDPDGVDLRGVRAELERGIDRLSAGFRGGR; via the coding sequence GTGGACCGCTCCGCCGCAGGCCGGATCCCACGGGACGGCGAGGAAGCCGTCGTCGAGACGCGCATCCTCAACGCCGCCGCGCACCTCATCGCCGAAGAGGGGTTCGGCAGGCTGAAGCTCGGCGCCGTCTGCGCCCGGTCCGGGTATGCGCGGTCGGTGGTCTACCAGCACTTCGGCGACAAGGACGGGCTCGGGCAGCGGCTCGTCGAGCACGCCGTCGCCGAGTTCACCGACGCCTACAGCGAGGCCGTCGCGGCCCGGACCGGCGCGGCGACCGCGACCCCGATGGACATGCTGCGCGCGCTGCTGGACATCATCTTCGAGCTGATCCGCACGATGCCGACGCTCAACCAGGCGTTCCTCGCCCTCTGGGGCGACGGCGCGGCGGAGTACTCGGCGTTGCGCGGCGCGCTGACCGAGGCCGACCGCCGGTTCCGGTTCGCCATCGCCCAGACCGTCGCCAGCGGCGTCGCGGACGGGTCGATCACCGGCGTCCGCGACGCGGATTCCTACGCTTCGGCCCTGCTCGCGCAGCTGCGGGGGATCTCGATGCAGGCGCTCATCGACCCCGACGGCGTCGACCTCCGTGGCGTCCGTGCCGAGCTGGAGCGCGGCATCGACCGGCTGTCGGCGGGCTTCCGCGGCGGCCGTTAG